In Leishmania mexicana MHOM/GT/2001/U1103 complete genome, chromosome 20, one genomic interval encodes:
- a CDS encoding putative RNA-binding regulatory protein, whose amino-acid sequence MAPAVHVAAPVAQPVCGTRRLSAMPAAALVEAFRATCEGHVADVACTPQGKTLLQAALRTQRSEVLDSVVTELCPRLRDVAVDVHGCHVLRTLVEACTAEQTEALIGAMHASVVLNMCTTSQYTRRTLQSLFERREVDLSAVVHVLADNAGYLAATQQGCISLMRVFELCDAAQKAELVRELLPKLAALSMDAFANYMVQCTIEHSDRTTAAQYVVTHFTGNILQMSCNKHSSNVLEVVLRCCGEVPAVRRLFLDELVFNPAALKEVVGDLYGNFVVQALISVVTNPMEFKRVEDRLRPALVGCQFAPKIEGKLKAKRSGPPHTGGAVHHHPYPQSHQQQEEPRTVPCRAYLDAEPREAYRACASARSSNASTGEASASTEAKYFRHFPYELPRFVTVPFNSMGSSAGGVLYGHPSAARRYMQQQLQRQPFSQ is encoded by the coding sequence ATGGCGCCCGCGGTGcacgtggcggcgccggtggcgcagcCGGTGTGTGGGACGCGCAGGCTTTCGGCGAtgcctgctgccgcgctggtggaggcgtTCAGGGCGACGTGCGAGGGGCACGTGGCGGACGTTGCGTGCACGCCGCAGGgcaagacgctgctgcaggcggcgctgcggacgCAGCGGTCGGAGGTGCTGGACTCCGTGGTGACGGAGCTGTgcccgcggctgcgcgacGTGGCGGTGGACGTGCACGGGTGCCACGTGCTGCGGACGCTGGTGGAGGCGTGCACCGCGGAGCAGACTGAGGCGCTGATCGGCGCGATGCACGCGTCGGTTGTGCTGAACATGTGCACCACGTCGCAGTAcacgcggcgcacgctgcagtcgctgTTCGAGCGGCGCGAGGTGGACCTGTCTGCGGTTGTGCACGTGCTTGCGGACAACGCGGGGTACcttgcggcgacgcagcagggGTGCATCTCGCTGATGCGCGTGTTCGAGCTGTGCGACGCGGCACAGAAGGCGGAGCTTgtgcgcgagctgctgccgaaGTTGGCTGCGCTGTCGATGGATGCGTTTGCGAACTACATGGTGCAGTGCACGATCGAGCACAGCGAtcgcacgacggcggcgcagtacGTTGTGACCCACTTCACCGGCAACATATTGCAGATGAGCTGCAACAAGCACTCCAGCAACGTGCTGGAGGTTGTCCTGCGGTGCTGTGGCGAGGTtccggcggtgcggcgcctTTTTCTGGACGAGCTGGTTTTCAACCCAGCCGCCCTGAAGGAGGTGGTTGGCGACCTGTACGGGAACTTTGTGGTGCAGGCGCTGATCAGCGTTGTGACGAACCCGATGGAGTTCAAGCGTGTGGAGGACCGCCTGCGCCCCGCACTGGTGGGGTGCCAGTTCGCGCCGAAGATCGAGGGGAAGCTCAAGGCGAAGCGTTCAGGCCCGCCCCACACGGGCGGTGCGGTGCACCATCATCCCTACCCGCAgtcgcaccagcagcaagaggagcCGCGTACCGTGCCATGCCGTGCCTACCTGGATGCAGAGCCTCGCGAGGCGTACAGGGCGTGCGCGTCCGCACGTTCGTCAAACGCATCAACAGGCGAGGCATCGGCGTCCACGGAGGCGAAGTATTTCCGCCACTTCCCGTACGAACTACCTCGGTTCGTGACCGTGCCCTTTAACTCgatgggcagcagcgcaggcggcgtTTTGTACGGCCACCCGtctgctgcgcgccgctacatgcagcagcagctccagcggcagccgtTCTCACAGTAG
- a CDS encoding putative axoneme central apparatus protein encodes MSNRVILQTFDEYQKARVKFVQTIADLASKPANIEQLQHAGVMQLLRPLLLDSVPSVQQSAALAIGRLANSSEEMAENVVSGDVLTQLVYSLGDQNRFYKKSAAFVLRSVARHSPQLAQAVADSQAVEALVGCLEEFDPTVKESAAWALGYVARHNADLAQEVVDKGAVPPLVLCVQEPELSLKRVAASTLGDIAKHSPELAQSIVDQDAITHLAPLIASSDAKLKRQVCQCLAQIAKHSVELAELVVEGEIFPKIFLLLADSDEVVQKNAATCIREIAKHTPELAQLVVNAGGVGALVEYTSTTKSSTCLPGIMTLGYLSAFSETLALAVIVAHGIVPLADALEKEPEDHIRAAAAWSLGQLGRHSADHAKAVADCNVLPRLLDVYLSPSSSDDLQTKSKRALKAIIQHCVYLPALEPLLHPDAPQDVLKYVCGQYAKVLPTDVAAKREFVANRGLATVQRIKAEPGSSLAESIQIINSCFPPEIVEYYSPEYAQTFIEKIENYHVQQH; translated from the coding sequence ATGTCGAATCGGGTTATTCTGCAAACCTTCGACGAGTACCAGAAGGCACGCGTCAAGTTCGTGCAGACGATCGCAGACTTGGCTTCCAAGCCAGCTAACATCGAACAACTGCAGCATGCGGGTGTaatgcagctgctgcgcccacTGCTGCTCGACAGCGTGCCGTCGGTGCAGCAGTCCGCCGCACTGGCGATTGGCCGCCTCGCGAACTCTAGTGAGGAGATGGCCGAGAACGTCGTGTCTGGAGATGTGCTGACGCAGCTGGTGTACTCGCTTGGCGACCAGAATCGCTTCTACAAGAAATCTGCCGCGTTTGTCCTGCGCAGCGTGGCGCGGCACTCTCCGCAGCTTGCCCAGGCTGTCGCCGACAGccaggcggtggaggcgctcgtCGGCTGCCTGGAGGAGTTTGATCCGACCGTGAAGGAGAGCGCCGCTTGGGCGCTAGGCTACGTCGCCCGCCACAACGCAGATCTCGCgcaggaggtggtggacaAAGGCGCTGtaccgccgctggtgctgtgcgTGCAGGAGCCGGAGCTGTCCCTGAAGCGAGTGGCGGCCTCAACGTTGGGCGATATCGCGAAGCACAGCCCAGAACTGGCCCAGTCCATTGTTGACCAGGACGCTATCACCCACCTGGCGCCGCtcatcgccagcagcgacgcgaaGCTGAAGCGGCAGGTGTGCCAGTGCTTGGCGCAGATCGCCAAGCACAGCGttgagctggcggagctggtCGTCGAGGGCGAGATCTTTCCAAAGATCTTCCTGCTGCTCGCCGACAGCGATGAGGTGGTGCAGAAGAACGCAGCAACGTGCATTCGAGAGATTGCGAAGCACACACCAGAGCTGGCCCAGCTCGTGGTGaacgccggcggcgtgggcGCACTGGTGGAATACACCAGCACAACGAAAAGCAGCACGTGCCTTCCGGGCATTATGACTCTTGGCTACCTCTCTGCCTTCTCCGAGACGCTGGCGCTTGCCGTCATCGTTGCGCACGGCATCGTCCCACTGGCTGACGCGTTGGAGAAAGAGCCCGAAGACCACAtacgtgccgccgcggcgtggTCACTGGGGCAGCTCGGCCGCCATAGCGCCGATCACGccaaggcggtggcggactGCAACGTGCTTCCTCGTCTGTTGGACGTGTACCTCAGCCCCAGCAGCTCCGACGACCTGCAGACGAAGAGCAAGCGCGCCCTCAAGGCTATCATCCAGCACTGTGTCTACCTACCCGCCCTAgaaccgctgctgcaccccgATGCGCCGCAGGACGTCCTCAAGTACGTCTGCGGTCAATATGCGAAGGTGCTGCCCACCGACGTGGCCGCGAAGCGCGAGTTCGTGGCGAACCGCGGCTTGGCCACGGTGCAGCGCATCAAGGCTGAGCCGGGCAGTTCCTTGGCCGAGTCCATCCAGATCATCAACAGCTGCTTCCCGCCGGAGATTGTAGAATACTATTCGCCAGAGTACGCACAGACGTTTATCGAGAAGATCGAGAACTaccacgtgcagcagcactag
- a CDS encoding putative zinc-binding phosphatase has protein sequence MPCFPPFRTLDGEVLDLHVCSSIDAKDAVALLYFCGGDEKACVVQPCSLALSQYQLHIGPLGREACVEVPYMLIATWGIARASSSVTKAFVQVQQQAEETARTSSGTASIGSTIGGGVASAASPSATAAVTMMAPLLSAPPAQVPHPVPLPSRPRYADPLPALYVLTLQTKHVWQHRLIVQSERLLKNIRAHLTLVHCLARVSDLPAFHYSEERQRQQRVGSSSSNSMNSAGEATGTAAIWSTEFGWNLYSPQREFTRQLCVDASRPALEVATEAALQEGRIGLHQDLRPWFRLVNLRDEEGNGGRGERPSGFQYTCSPTYPWLFLQPKRVDRELLLKAIAARSRARVPAVSYVCLRTGAVLARSSQPLMRSSHLSADSDVCYTLINMGYAPHHAHPPRTTASAAAASSLIPSPLATAHGSSPAATNSFKTNPVAATPAAAARPVRPPSLFDDDSDGDGQPTCAGSTSNASSTQQLESTPVNGSRCTSVRTPPSAGSKAAHKLTVTAAGDAVNVTTSPPMEAAHGAVIGASTNANAAKVLLVADCRPQITAAGNAQLGGGYESGSYYTFCQTNFFEIDNIFGVAKSFEKLRSMLARYQGNTVEKTFLRRLYDSDWLAIVQRVLVCSVTAAQSLQNGVSCLVHCTDGWDRTSQCTALAMLLLDPYYRTIMGFCTLIEKEFCSFGHKFAERSGHQLPGRTTVFTHSGVASSDTEQQHGGSGGSAPRLDTSPIFLNFLDAVFQVCHQYPTCFEFTPELLAHLSEAVYSCLYGTFLCNGEQERRLEGVRLRTASVWTDVLRRTQREKAGEIPLCFVNVHYDAATAWRFISQRRRGRGESGAGGATALADFVLLPNCSSKRLVFWEQLYTREDADHYLSYNPHVHAVKMTQKVSWGPDFDGFLDAEIEEACADRENEMASLLALEEFMAAEANTAAALSLAANSARSAWCVFDAVNCFNCYKSFGMWSTKAQCAACKQYFCTDCHVHDCILQQY, from the coding sequence ATGCCCTGCTTCCCACCGTTCCGCACTCTCGATGGCGAGGTCCTCGACCTTCACGTGTGCTCCTCCATCGACGCCAAGGACGCGGTGGCCCTGCTATATTTCTGCGGCGGGGATGAGAAGGCCTGCGTGGTGCAGCCCTGCagcctcgccctctcccaGTACCAGCTGCACATTGGCCCTCTAGGCCGCGAGGCGTGCGTGGAGGTGCCCTACATGCTCATCGCCACCTGGGGCATTGCACGTGCCTCATCCTCTGTCACCAAGGCGTTtgtgcaggtgcagcagcaggcggaggagacggcacGGACGTCGTCAGGGACGGCATCAATTGGTTCCACaatcggcggtggcgtggcgtcggccGCAAGCCCTTCCGCTACGGCTGCGGTGACGATGATGGCACCGCTGTTGAGCGCCCCTCCAGCTCAGGTGCCACacccggtgccgctgccatcgcgGCCGCGATACGcagaccccctccccgctctcTATGTGCTCACGCTGCAGACGAAGCACGTCTGGCAGCATCGCCTCATTGTGCAGTCAGAGCGCCTCCTCAAGAACATACGCGCACATCTCACTCTCGTGCACTGCCTGGCACGCGTCTCTGACCTTCCGGCCTTCCACTACagcgaggagcggcagcggcagcagcgggtcggcagcagcagcagcaacagcatgAACAGCGCGGGAGAGGCAACGGGAACGGCGGCTATCTGGAGCACCGAGTTCGGCTGGAACCTCTACTCACCGCAGCGCGAGTTTACTCGTCAGCTCTGCGTCGACGCGTCTCGCCCCGCACTGGAGGTGGCCACCGAGGCAGCCCTGCAAGAGGGCCGCATCGGCCTCCATCAAGATCTTCGACCTTGGTTCAGACTGGTGAACCTCCGTGACGAGGAGGGGaacggcggccgcggcgagcGCCCCTCCGGCTTCCAGTACACGTGCTCCCCGACCTATCCATGGCTCTTCTTACAGCCGAAGCGCGTGGACCGTGAGTTGCTCCTGAAGGCGATAGCAGCCCGCTCCCGCGCCCGTGTGCCCGCAGTGTCATAtgtgtgcctgcgcaccGGTGCCGTACTCGCACGCAGCTCCCAGCCTCTCATGCGCTCGTCGCACCTCAGCGCCGACTCGGACGTGTGCTACACGCTCATTAACATGGGCTACGCGCCCCACCACGCGCATCCACCGCGCACAACAGCgtccgcggcagcagcgtcatcgCTTATCCCCTCGCCCTTGGCAACGGCACACGGCAGCTCGCCAGCCGCGACCAACTCCTTCAAGACGAACCCTGTGGCAGCTAcccctgccgcagcggcgagacCCGTTCGGCCGCCGTCTCTCTTCGACGACGACTCGGACGGCGATGGCCAGCCGACATGTGCCGGAAGCACGAGTAACGCGTCCTCCACACAGCAGCTGGAGAGCACCCCAGTAAACGggagccgctgcacctccgtCAGGACACCGCCGTCGGCTGGATCCAAGGCCGCGCACAAGCTGACGGTGACCGCGGCTGGAGACGCCGTGAACGTCACCACATCGCCACCAATGGAGGCCGCGCATGGCGCTGTGATAGGTGCGAGCACGAACGCGAACGCGGCAAAGGTGCTACTGGTGGCGGACTGTCGGCCGCAGATCACAGCTGCCGGCAACGCccagctcggcggcggctACGAGTCAGGTAGCTACTACACGTTCTGTCAGACCAACTTCTTCGAGATCGACAACATCTTCGGTGTGGCCAAGTCCTTCGAAAAGCTGCGCAGCATGCTGGCCCGCTACCAGGGTAACACGGTGGAAAAAACATTTCTTCGGCGGTTGTACGACTCTGACTGGCTCGCCATCGTCCAGCGCGTCCTCGTCTGCtccgtgacggcggcgcagtcgctgcagAACGGCGTCTCGTGTCTGGTCCACTGCACCGACGGCTGGGATCGCACGTCGCAGTGCACGGCGCTCGCAATGCTCCTGCTGGACCCGTACTACCGCACCATCATGGGCTTCTGCACGCTGATAGAGAAGGAGTTCTGCTCCTTCGGCCACAAGTTCGCAGAGCGCTCTGGGCACCAGCTGCCAGGTCGCACGACCGTCTTCACTCACTCGGGTGTCGCAAGCTCCGacacggagcagcagcacggcggtagcggcggcagtgcccCGCGCCTGGACACGTCGCCGATCTTCTTGAATTTCCTCGACGCGGTGTTCCAGGTTTGCCACCAGTACCCGACGTGCTTTGAGTTTACGCCAGAGCTGCTCGCCCACCTGTCGGAGGCTGTCTACAGCTGTCTCTACGGCACGTTCTTATGTAACGgcgagcaggagcggcgtctcgagggggtgcggctgcgcacagCCTCCGTCTGGACAGACGTcctgcgccgcacgcagcggGAAAAGGCTGGCGAGATCCCGCTATGCTTCGTCAACGTCCATTAcgacgcggcgacggcgtggcgcTTCATctcgcagcggcggcgcgggcgtGGGGAgagcggtgccggcggcgcaaCGGCTTTGGCGGAttttgtgctgctgcccaactgcagcagcaagcgTCTTGTGTTTTGGGAGCAGCTGTACACCCGCGAAGACGCGGACCACTACCTCAGCTACAACCCCCACGTGCACGCCGTCAAGATGACGCAGAAGGTCTCGTGGGGGCCCGACTTCGACGGCTTCCTCGATGCTGAGATCGAGGAGGCATGCGCCGATCGAGAAAACGAAATGgcatcgctgctggcgctcgAGGAGTTCATGGCAGCCGAGGCAaataccgccgccgcgctgtcgCTCGCGGCTAACAGTGCGAGGAGTGCTTGGTGCGTCTTTGACGCCGTCAACTGCTTCAACTGCTACAAGTCCTTTGGCATGTGGAGCACCAAGGCGCAGTGTGCGGCATGCAAGCAGTACTTCTGCACCGACTGTCACGTGCACGACTGTATCCTGCAGCAGTACTGA